In the genome of Dyadobacter fermentans DSM 18053, the window AAACATTAAATTTGTTCTTGGCAAAATGTCGGGCGGAGCATCGCCTGCGTTGCATACGGGAAGCGGAAATTATGACCAAGCGGAAAATACAAATTATCGTAGGGCTGATGTGCCTCGCATTAATCGGGCTGATCGGCTTTCAATGGTACTGGATCAGGGAAGCGATCGCGATCCGGAACGACCAGTTCAATCAGAAAGTCTCGGAATCGGTACAACAGGTGGTGCACCGGTTGGAAAAGCAAGAAATGATGTACCTCCTGCAACGCCGCATCGAGGCAGAGCAGCAAAAAAGCAAGCTCGACCGCATTGCGCAGCTGCGTGAAATGCCTGTGAAACGGACCGCGCCGGTCAAGCAGAAAGCCCCCGTTCAGGAAATGGTCCCGCGCGTGCAGCCGAGGATGGAAATCGCCATTGGCCCGAACGGCGAGGAAATCCATTATCAGATCATCACCGAAGCCGTTCCAACGGACGTACTCAGCCCGAATTTCAGGGTGATGGTAGATCATCAGCAACGCATTATCGAAGAGTTTTTCCAGGCGCAGCAGTATGGAATGGCCGGGATAGACGAGTTTATGCGCCGCAGGCTGGACGATGAGCGCCGTTTGGGAAATGCAATGCGTGGTATGGCCGATACCGAAATCCGTCGGAAAGGCATCGACTCCGCGCCGAAAGATTCGGCTGCCCGGAATGCGGCGAACAGGAAAGTAGCATTACCTGACAATGCAAAAGGCAAGCAAAAGTCACGCGCAACGCTCACTTCCGCGGAACCCGACCGGGCCGAGCTGCTGAAAGAGGTAATGAAGGATTTTATTTATACCAAAAGGCCGATTGAGCAGCGTGTGAACCGCTTTTTGCTCGATACTTTGTTAAAAAAGCAGCTGATCCAGAATGGGGTGACGCTGCCGTACGAATTTGCCGTGCGCGGCGCAATACCCGGCCAGTCGCCGGATAGCCTCATCTTCTCGACCGTGAGCATGCGCCGGGGCGAATGGGAGGAAAGATCTTACAAAGCCTCGCTTTTCCCGAACGAGACATTAGGAGCTCAGAATGCATTATATGTGTTTTTCCCCGATCAGCAGCGGTACATTCTCAGCAACATGGGCGTGATGTTCGGCGGCTCCGGCGTCCTGATTATCGTAATCATGGCCTGCTTCTACATGGCCGTGACGACGATCCTGCGCCAGAAAAAGCTTTCCGACATTAAAAACGACTTTATCAATAACATGACCCACGAGTTCAAAACACCCATTTCGACCATTGCATTGGCGGCGGAAATGGCACAGGAGAATTCGGCCACACTCATGGATAATCCCAAGGGCGCGCGCCTCGACCGCTACCTGGGCATTATCCGGGAGGAAAACCGGCGCCTTGGCACGCACGTGGAGAAAGTTTTGCAAATGGCATTGCTCGACAAAGGTCATGTAAAACTCAAAATCGCTGAAACCAACATTCACGACCTGATAGGAGGGGCGCTGAACGGGCAGAGCGTGCAGATTGAGCAAAAAGAAGGGGAAGTAGAGCTCAATTTCGATGCGGAAGATGACGTGGTGGCGGCCGACGAAGTGCATATCTCCAACATTTTGAACAACCTCATCGACAATGCGATCAAATACTCGCCGGAAAAGCTGTACATCAATATCAGTACCGAAAACGAGCATGGCGGCATTTCCATCTCCATCACCGATCGGGGCATTGGCATGAGCCGCGAGCAGCAGCAGCGCGTTTTCGACACTTTCTACCGCGTGCCTACGGGTAATGTGCATGATGTGAAGGGCTTCGGGCTTGGTTTGAGTTATGTCAAAAAGATGGTGGAGGCGCACGAGGGCACCGTCCGCCTGCAAAGCAAACCGGGTGAGGGAAGCACATTTACGATCTGGCTGCCGGTCCGCAAAGAGGAGCAAATAGTTTAGAAATATCGCCCGTAACCGCTAACTTGCCGTCTTTTTAAGATGACTAACCGACAGTTACGGTAAATTTTTAGCACGCAATGATTTCCAAAACTTATGCCCCTCAGGAGATAGAGGATAAATGGTACTCCTACTGGATCGAGAACAAGTTCTTTCAGTCGAAACCCAATCCGGATAAAGAACCTTACACCATCGTGATCCCGCCGCCGAACGTCACCGGCGTGCTGCACATGGGGCATATGCTCAATAATACCATTCAGGACATCCTGATCCGTAAGGCTCGGATGGAAGGCAAAGAAGCCTGCTGGGTGCCCGGCACCGACCACGCTTCCATTGCCACCGAAGCCAAAGTGGTGGCGATGCTCAAAGAGCGCGGCATTAATAAGCGCGACCTCACGCGCGACGAATTCCTCGAATATTGCTGGGAATGGACGCACAAATACGGCGGCATTATCCTGAAACAACTTCGTAAGCTCGGCGCATCCTGCGACTGGGACCGCACGCGCTTCACAATGGAGCCGGATTTGTACGATTCGGTGATCGACGTTTTTATCGACCTCTATAATAAAGGAGAAATCTACCGCGGCCACCGCATGGTAAACTGGGACCCGCAGGCGCGCACGACGGTGTCGGACGAGGAGGTGATCATGAAGGAGGTGAACCAGAAGCTGGTGTATCTTCGGTATCCGCTTGTTGGAGAGGATGGAGAAGGGAGAATGGAGGAAGGGGTGACTATTGCAACTACCCGGCCGGAGACGATTATGGCCGACGTAGCGATTTGTGTAAACCCTGCAGACGAGCGTTACCAGCATT includes:
- a CDS encoding sensor histidine kinase, with the protein product MTKRKIQIIVGLMCLALIGLIGFQWYWIREAIAIRNDQFNQKVSESVQQVVHRLEKQEMMYLLQRRIEAEQQKSKLDRIAQLREMPVKRTAPVKQKAPVQEMVPRVQPRMEIAIGPNGEEIHYQIITEAVPTDVLSPNFRVMVDHQQRIIEEFFQAQQYGMAGIDEFMRRRLDDERRLGNAMRGMADTEIRRKGIDSAPKDSAARNAANRKVALPDNAKGKQKSRATLTSAEPDRAELLKEVMKDFIYTKRPIEQRVNRFLLDTLLKKQLIQNGVTLPYEFAVRGAIPGQSPDSLIFSTVSMRRGEWEERSYKASLFPNETLGAQNALYVFFPDQQRYILSNMGVMFGGSGVLIIVIMACFYMAVTTILRQKKLSDIKNDFINNMTHEFKTPISTIALAAEMAQENSATLMDNPKGARLDRYLGIIREENRRLGTHVEKVLQMALLDKGHVKLKIAETNIHDLIGGALNGQSVQIEQKEGEVELNFDAEDDVVAADEVHISNILNNLIDNAIKYSPEKLYINISTENEHGGISISITDRGIGMSREQQQRVFDTFYRVPTGNVHDVKGFGLGLSYVKKMVEAHEGTVRLQSKPGEGSTFTIWLPVRKEEQIV